The following proteins are co-located in the Polystyrenella longa genome:
- a CDS encoding DUF58 domain-containing protein, giving the protein MKLSVLKKASWIKRSNDAEPQPKSKKHTLLDPDVLRQIGHLELLTQRVVDGFLTGKHRSTHKGGCFEFAQHRPYTAGDEIRLIDWHVFAKSDRYYIKQFEEETNLQAMMVVDASGSMKYSGSTISKFDYARLAAACLSRLVLRQRDSVGLTLIDQSIRKFIPPRSSATHLQSLLSTLLNEETSGMTSLSTSLHELGRRMKRKGMILLFSDCFEELEPLTQALHHLRLRGHEILIFQTIAPEELTFKFDKMSKFECLEEDNLILDVDPHAVRKGYLKRLNEFQTQLQRRAVEMGCEYFQLNTGSELGTVLAQYLSRRNAGIKV; this is encoded by the coding sequence ATGAAACTTTCCGTTCTGAAAAAGGCGTCTTGGATCAAGCGTTCTAATGACGCGGAGCCGCAACCGAAGAGCAAGAAACATACTTTGCTCGATCCGGATGTTCTGCGGCAGATAGGGCACCTGGAGTTACTGACACAGCGGGTGGTGGATGGTTTTCTGACGGGCAAACATCGCTCCACGCACAAAGGGGGCTGCTTCGAATTCGCCCAGCACCGTCCCTACACAGCGGGGGATGAAATTCGGCTGATCGACTGGCATGTCTTTGCGAAATCGGATCGATATTACATTAAACAGTTTGAGGAAGAGACGAACTTACAGGCAATGATGGTCGTTGATGCCAGTGGTTCGATGAAATACAGCGGCTCCACCATCAGCAAATTCGACTACGCCCGGCTGGCTGCCGCCTGTCTCTCACGACTGGTTCTGCGGCAACGCGATTCAGTTGGGCTCACCTTAATCGATCAATCCATTCGAAAGTTCATTCCGCCCCGCTCCAGCGCGACACATTTGCAGTCGCTACTCAGCACCTTACTCAACGAAGAGACTTCCGGAATGACCTCCCTCTCGACTTCCCTGCATGAACTGGGACGGCGAATGAAACGGAAAGGAATGATCCTGCTCTTTTCCGATTGTTTTGAAGAACTCGAACCGCTTACTCAGGCACTGCACCATCTTCGATTACGCGGTCATGAAATCCTGATTTTCCAGACGATTGCCCCCGAAGAGCTAACATTCAAATTCGACAAAATGTCCAAGTTCGAATGTCTGGAAGAGGACAACCTCATTCTCGACGTCGATCCTCATGCAGTCCGCAAAGGGTACTTGAAGCGGCTGAATGAATTCCAAACACAATTGCAAAGACGTGCTGTGGAAATGGGTTGCGAATACTTTCAATTAAACACTGGCTCCGAGTTGGGAACTGTTCTCGCTCAATACCTTTCCCGCCGTAATGCTGGCATCAAAGTCTAG
- a CDS encoding AAA family ATPase, which translates to MSSEPEVTPEELAAVKKLHEQYQQLIEQMQGIIVGLDDVMEQMLIAILCRSHCILQGMPGLAKTLLVSTLSQLLHLDFKRIQFTPDLMPADITGTDVLEEDRTTGKRAFRFVKGPLFGNIILADEINRTPPKTQSALLEAMQERQLTVGDETYMLPDPFFVLATQNPIEQEGTYSLPEAQLDRFMFKLHLGYPDFANEIEICRRATTEYLCDLSPVITGEDLLQMQKVVRRVPVADHVYEFAVQLARMTRPEEGLLPDGMGEMVQWGAGPRASIYLLMAAKARAILHERYHATTADVEAVALPILRHRIIPTFNAEAAGVSTDHVIEAIITTLKQQGRTRANGQPARV; encoded by the coding sequence ATGAGTTCCGAACCTGAAGTCACTCCCGAAGAACTGGCCGCTGTTAAAAAACTGCACGAGCAATACCAGCAACTGATTGAGCAGATGCAGGGAATCATCGTCGGGCTGGACGATGTGATGGAGCAGATGCTCATTGCTATTCTTTGTCGCAGCCACTGCATTTTGCAGGGAATGCCGGGGCTGGCAAAAACATTGTTGGTCTCGACCTTATCCCAATTGCTGCACCTTGATTTCAAACGAATTCAGTTCACCCCGGACCTGATGCCGGCCGACATCACGGGAACGGACGTACTTGAAGAGGACCGCACGACCGGCAAACGGGCCTTTCGTTTTGTGAAAGGGCCCCTGTTCGGCAACATCATTCTGGCGGATGAGATCAACCGAACACCGCCGAAAACCCAAAGTGCATTACTTGAAGCAATGCAGGAACGGCAACTGACCGTGGGTGATGAAACCTACATGCTTCCCGATCCTTTTTTCGTCCTGGCGACACAGAACCCAATCGAGCAGGAAGGAACCTATTCATTACCCGAAGCCCAGCTCGACCGGTTCATGTTCAAGCTACACCTGGGTTACCCCGACTTTGCCAATGAAATTGAAATCTGCCGTCGCGCCACCACCGAATATTTGTGTGACCTGAGCCCCGTCATTACTGGTGAAGATCTTCTACAGATGCAAAAGGTTGTCCGCAGAGTCCCTGTGGCGGATCATGTCTACGAATTCGCCGTGCAACTGGCCCGCATGACTCGCCCTGAAGAGGGATTACTTCCCGATGGAATGGGAGAGATGGTTCAATGGGGAGCGGGACCCCGGGCGAGTATTTATCTACTGATGGCGGCGAAAGCTCGCGCCATTCTGCATGAACGATATCATGCCACCACCGCCGACGTCGAAGCAGTCGCGCTGCCTATCTTGCGACATCGAATCATCCCCACCTTCAACGCCGAAGCAGCGGGAGTCAGCACCGATCATGTGATTGAAGCGATTATCACGACCCTCAAACAGCAAGGCCGCACACGGGCGAATGGTCAACCGGCGCGAGTGTAA
- a CDS encoding prenyltransferase/squalene oxidase repeat-containing protein, translating to MLFTQGQVPDRSLSKQATPFRIWRATYPALLSLGFLLLWGTSSLCISTASAADGTDNPSDRLTPAQWQKIDTAVDRGLKYISANQQADGSFMAPRSGQPGITSLCIMAFLSRGHIPQHGPYGRQLDKAINFVLVSQQSSGIISLGGSRPNYHHAISGLMLGEAYGQTSGPMSARIKKGIDDALAYSRMRQTLPKRNPQDKGGWRYHRPYGPNDSDLTASAWNLMFYRSAKNAGFEVPQEYVEDAMGYIKRSFDPQIGGFVYTLNKSWTEEYYASGATVAGGVVSLAMAGDHNTPMARAAGDWILKNPFDTYNRRRHPDDRYHYSAYYCSQAMFLLGGDYWDQFFPTYLETITSNQRSTGAWDRESRHESQMGDVYTTSLMVLSLTPPYQMLPIYQR from the coding sequence ATGCTGTTCACGCAGGGCCAAGTCCCGGATAGAAGCCTCTCAAAACAAGCCACTCCCTTCAGGATTTGGCGAGCGACGTATCCTGCCCTACTCTCCCTTGGATTCCTGCTCCTCTGGGGAACAAGTTCTCTCTGTATTTCAACAGCATCTGCAGCTGATGGGACGGACAACCCGTCAGACCGCCTGACTCCGGCACAGTGGCAGAAGATCGATACTGCCGTCGATCGAGGGCTCAAATACATCTCCGCAAATCAACAGGCGGATGGCTCCTTTATGGCGCCCCGTTCCGGGCAACCGGGCATCACGTCCTTGTGCATCATGGCATTCCTGTCCCGGGGGCACATCCCACAACATGGTCCCTATGGAAGGCAGTTGGACAAAGCGATCAACTTTGTTCTTGTATCGCAACAGTCCTCAGGCATCATTTCCCTTGGGGGTTCCCGTCCGAACTACCATCATGCCATCTCCGGCTTGATGCTGGGTGAAGCCTACGGGCAAACGAGCGGTCCAATGTCTGCTCGAATCAAAAAGGGGATCGATGATGCACTCGCTTATTCCCGGATGCGACAGACTCTTCCTAAGAGGAACCCACAAGACAAAGGAGGCTGGCGATATCATCGCCCTTACGGTCCTAACGATTCCGACCTGACCGCTTCCGCCTGGAACCTGATGTTTTATCGCTCCGCAAAGAACGCTGGGTTCGAGGTTCCTCAGGAATACGTTGAGGATGCGATGGGGTACATCAAACGCTCCTTCGATCCGCAAATCGGTGGTTTTGTCTATACACTTAACAAAAGCTGGACTGAAGAGTATTACGCCAGCGGTGCCACCGTTGCGGGAGGAGTCGTATCACTGGCGATGGCGGGAGATCACAATACTCCTATGGCACGCGCCGCGGGCGACTGGATTCTGAAAAACCCGTTCGACACTTACAACCGCCGCCGACATCCTGATGACCGTTACCACTACAGCGCGTACTACTGCAGTCAGGCAATGTTTCTGCTGGGCGGCGATTATTGGGATCAGTTTTTCCCGACTTATCTGGAAACAATCACCAGCAATCAACGCTCGACCGGTGCCTGGGATCGTGAATCGCGACACGAGTCTCAGATGGGCGACGTCTACACAACCTCGTTGATGGTACTTTCGCTCACTCCTCCTTATCAGATGCTACCGATCTATCAACGTTAA